A stretch of the Diorhabda sublineata isolate icDioSubl1.1 chromosome 11, icDioSubl1.1, whole genome shotgun sequence genome encodes the following:
- the LOC130450485 gene encoding polyhomeotic-like protein 2: protein MSTINRRDNVLEAIDQMRRRKARPDSERICKYLNRRFYVNVQEAKNDLDWCVANKYVFKVEYKGRISYRIAAKKNAQQRYVDGKGTDNMLDKNYKTNFQFIELLTNAFGELIMRNPDYLKTGIPRIEIINIILAKDKVRYTKKYICLLLEKEVERGELIKTENGNYLMQPSCRKNLRNFKLDEIENVKEVSNEQCQLNKNYDNHEFIKETNKYSERKYNNDHQYKNMDSPNKSVDNGKFSMRNGLKRSKRVFDRSDDHVPKKRGRPIGSLKRSTLEHQLARQKSKDSPEILHESKTSTCNREKHDVCHKKNKKGSNGGFIACKECNIRDKNATPTSNFGIPSLSFSPSRLSPQTERWTRNFKSKKDIDKNDIDASIPDATYWTADEVYDYFAQYFPEEAKIFKEQEIDGRSLLLLKRIDVLTNLNLKLRPALKIYKHVVKLQLRRADYKLYWW, encoded by the exons ATGTCAACAATTAATAGAAGAGACAATGTTTTGGAAGCAATTGATCAAATGCGGCGACGAAAAGCTCGCCCAGATAGTGAAAGAATTTGTAAATACTTGAATCGCCGGTTTTACGTCAATGTCCAAGAAGCTAAAAATGATTTAGACTGGTGTGTTGCTAATAAATACGTATTCAAAGTTGAATATAAGGGACGCATAAGTTATCGTATTGCTGCGAAAAAAAATGCGCAACAACGATATGTGGATGGGAAGGGAACAGATAATATGCtcgataaaaattataaaacaaattttcaattcattgaATTGTTAACAAATGCTTTCGGAGAATTGATAATGAGAAATCCTGACTACCTGAAAACCGGTATACCCcgtattgaaataataaacattatattAGCAAAAGATAAAGTTAGGTACACcaaaaagtatatttgtttactATTAGAAAAAGAAGTCGAGAGAGGCGAATtgataaaaacagaaaatggCAATTATCTCATGCAGCCTTCATGCAGGAAAAATCTAAGAAACTTCAAACTGgatgaaatagaaaatgtaaAAGAAGTAAGCAACGAACAGTGTCAGTTGAATAAGAACTATGACAATcatgaatttattaaagaaaccaataaatattcagaaagaaaatataacaatgaTCATCAATATAAAAACATGGATTCCCCAAACAAGTCTGTGGATAATGGAAAATTCAGTATGAGGAATGGACTTAAG AGATCAAAGAGAGTATTTGATCGATCAGATGACCATGTCCCCAAAAAGAGAGGCCGTCCTATAGGATCATTAAAACGATCAACCTTAGAACACCAACTTGCTAGACAGAAATCTAAAGACAGTCCAGAAATTCTGCATGAATCAAAAACATCAACATGTAATAGAGAAAAACATGATGTTTgccataaaaaaaataaaaagggaTCAAATGGTGGATTCATTGCATGCAAGGAATGTAACATTAGAG ATAAAAATGCTACTCCAACTTCTAATTTTGGTATCCCTTCTCTATCTTTTTCTCCGTCTCGACTGAGCCCTCAAACTGAAAGATGGACTCGAAATTTTAAGAGTAAAaaagatattgataaaaatgacatTGATGCTTCAATTCCTGATGCAACATATTGGACGGCAGACGAAGTGTATGATTACTTTGCGCAATATTTTCCAGAAGAggcaaaaatatttaaagaacaG gaAATTGATGGCAGATCTCTTCTTCTATTGAAAAGGATAGACGTGTTAACAAATCTTAATTTGAAATTGCGTCCAGCATTGAAAATCTACAAACATGTTGTGAAATTACAACTAAGAAGAGCTGATTACAAATTGTATTGGTGGTAA